In the genome of Paenibacillus pabuli, the window GAAAGCTGATAAATGAAGAAAGCACACGTATTGGCTTTATGAATCCATTAAAAAAATTCAAATTAATGAAAAATGCAAGTTTACGTTTATACAGCGAGGAAGGAAAGGGAACAACTATTGTCGTTTTATTACCAGAGGGTGGTGGAGCATGAACATAATTATTGTTGATGATGAAAAAATGGCAATCGATGTATTAAGTATTATGATTAAACGGCTAACGCAATTCCAGGTTTCAATCCAAGGGACATTTACAAATGCAGTAGATGCCCTTGGTTTTCTGGAGAAAGAGGCCATTGAACTTGTATTTCTGGATATCGAAATGATCGATGTGCACGGTATGCAAATAGCTAGACAAATGTTACAAAAACACCCCTCCTTACAAATCATTTTTGTGACAGCACATTCGCAATTTGCAGTGGATGCTTTTGAAGTAGAGGCTACCGATTATTTATTAAAGCCTGTACATGAAAAGCGCTTGATTAAAGCGCTAACAAAAGCACAGAAAAAATCGCAATTACAAGTTAATGTGCCCCCTATGAATAAAAAAAGCCTGTTTTACGCTCATACTTTAGGCAGTTTTTATCTGCTTGATCCTCAGCAAGAGGTAGTAAAATGGCGTACAAGGAAAGTACGCGAACTTTTTTTATTTTTATTATTTAATCAAAAAAGACCAATGTCAAACGCCATCATCTCAGAAGAGTTATGGATAAATTTGGACTTTGAAAAGGCCTCAAGTAATTTACATACCTCCATTTATCAATTGAGAAAGCTTTTAAAAGAAAAGGGAATACAAGACCCGATCCAATTAGTGAATAATCACTACCAACTAAATGCTGAAATTGAAAGTGATTATGAGGAGCTCATTCAATTGCTCGAACGGGAAAAACATGATGAAAAATCTATTCAACAGTTAATTAATTGCTATGAGGGAGATTATTTAGTGGAGGAAGATTACTTATGGGCTGTTCAAATAAGACTCCGGTTAAAGCAGGGTGTACTGCATGTACTTGAACAATATGTCACTAGCACAAACTCAGTTAATTCCTTATTAAAATTCAATTGTTTACAAATGATGCTACAATTGGATGAATTCAATGAGCAATATATGTTTTTATTATTGGAATTCTTAATTGAACAAAACAAAAAACAAGATTGTTTAAAATTCTTTGAAACTATACAAGCAAAACTAGCTGAAATTGGTCTCTCTGTTCCCGAAAGGATTCATAGAAGATATAACGAATATTTGGTCAATGTATAAAAGCGATGATATATCCACAAGACCTGTTCTGGCTATAGACGAGTAAAGGGGCGTCCCGCCATGTTTACATGGTTTGAGACACCCCTTTTTAAGTTATATATGCTGATTTTTATTTCTGCGCCGCAGCCTCAATGTCTGCATATGCCCAGTGTGCTGCTGGTACGTCTGTAAAGGATGGCGTGATCGCTCCT includes:
- a CDS encoding response regulator — encoded protein: MNIIIVDDEKMAIDVLSIMIKRLTQFQVSIQGTFTNAVDALGFLEKEAIELVFLDIEMIDVHGMQIARQMLQKHPSLQIIFVTAHSQFAVDAFEVEATDYLLKPVHEKRLIKALTKAQKKSQLQVNVPPMNKKSLFYAHTLGSFYLLDPQQEVVKWRTRKVRELFLFLLFNQKRPMSNAIISEELWINLDFEKASSNLHTSIYQLRKLLKEKGIQDPIQLVNNHYQLNAEIESDYEELIQLLEREKHDEKSIQQLINCYEGDYLVEEDYLWAVQIRLRLKQGVLHVLEQYVTSTNSVNSLLKFNCLQMMLQLDEFNEQYMFLLLEFLIEQNKKQDCLKFFETIQAKLAEIGLSVPERIHRRYNEYLVNV